The following proteins are co-located in the Engraulis encrasicolus isolate BLACKSEA-1 chromosome 2, IST_EnEncr_1.0, whole genome shotgun sequence genome:
- the LOC134459971 gene encoding modulator of macroautophagy TMEM150B-like isoform X1, with the protein MWTWTLLPVLLTVTGIVGTWIVCAVSLSNDSVNVTVKFPFISQCAVRQPESSLFCVFCNVWTFLIVWVVVIRYQLVRELSDSCCRGNLSGLVLGLLAAAGVTLLGSFPMRVFFLMHLLGAYLAFFVGVAFFWVQLWLTYQAEPSHDRCWTGPLRASLCSLCTSCLLGMFVLKAVGLRDLAAMSEWAMVFLFFLLFGTFAIEFRHIHRCHATVLMQGGSVGGSDDVAVGWRPVV; encoded by the exons ATGTGGACATGGACATTACTTCCTGTCTTGCTGACAGTGACGGGCATCGTGGGAACCTGGATAGT atgtgCTGTTTCACTGTCCAATGATTCTGTCAATGTGACTGTAAAATTTCCTTTCATCAG TCAGTGTGCGGTCCGTCAGCCTGAGAGTTCTCTATTCTGCGTCTTCTGTAATGTGTGGACCTTTCTGA ttgtgtgggtggtggtgattCGCTATCAGTTGGTCAGGGAGCTGAGTGACAGCTGTTGCCGCGGTAACCTGTCCGGCCTGGTGCTCGGCCTCCTCGCTGCAGCTGGAGTTACTCTGCTCGGAAGCTTCCCG atGAGGGTATTTTTCCTGATGCACCTGCTGGGGGCATACCTAGCCTTCTTTGTGGGTGTGGCATTCTTCTGGGTGCAGCTGTGGTTGACCTATCAGGCGGAGCCGTCCCATGACAGGTGCTGGACCGGGCCACTGCGCGCCTCCCTCTGCAGCCTCTGCACCTCCTGCCTTCTAGGCA TGTTCGTACTGAAGGCTGTGGGCCTCAGGGATCTGGCGGCCATGAGTGAATGGGCCAtggtcttcctcttcttcctcctcttcggaACCTTTGCCATCGAGTTCCGCCACATCCACCGTTGCCATGCAACCGTGCTGATGCAGGGCGGTTCTGTGGGAGGCAGTGATGATGTGGCCGTGGGGTGGCGTCCAGTGGTGTAG
- the LOC134459971 gene encoding modulator of macroautophagy TMEM150B-like isoform X2, translated as MWTWTLLPVLLTVTGIVGTWIVQCAVRQPESSLFCVFCNVWTFLIVWVVVIRYQLVRELSDSCCRGNLSGLVLGLLAAAGVTLLGSFPMRVFFLMHLLGAYLAFFVGVAFFWVQLWLTYQAEPSHDRCWTGPLRASLCSLCTSCLLGMFVLKAVGLRDLAAMSEWAMVFLFFLLFGTFAIEFRHIHRCHATVLMQGGSVGGSDDVAVGWRPVV; from the exons ATGTGGACATGGACATTACTTCCTGTCTTGCTGACAGTGACGGGCATCGTGGGAACCTGGATAGT TCAGTGTGCGGTCCGTCAGCCTGAGAGTTCTCTATTCTGCGTCTTCTGTAATGTGTGGACCTTTCTGA ttgtgtgggtggtggtgattCGCTATCAGTTGGTCAGGGAGCTGAGTGACAGCTGTTGCCGCGGTAACCTGTCCGGCCTGGTGCTCGGCCTCCTCGCTGCAGCTGGAGTTACTCTGCTCGGAAGCTTCCCG atGAGGGTATTTTTCCTGATGCACCTGCTGGGGGCATACCTAGCCTTCTTTGTGGGTGTGGCATTCTTCTGGGTGCAGCTGTGGTTGACCTATCAGGCGGAGCCGTCCCATGACAGGTGCTGGACCGGGCCACTGCGCGCCTCCCTCTGCAGCCTCTGCACCTCCTGCCTTCTAGGCA TGTTCGTACTGAAGGCTGTGGGCCTCAGGGATCTGGCGGCCATGAGTGAATGGGCCAtggtcttcctcttcttcctcctcttcggaACCTTTGCCATCGAGTTCCGCCACATCCACCGTTGCCATGCAACCGTGCTGATGCAGGGCGGTTCTGTGGGAGGCAGTGATGATGTGGCCGTGGGGTGGCGTCCAGTGGTGTAG